From one Nonomuraea polychroma genomic stretch:
- a CDS encoding ADP-ribosylglycohydrolase family protein has protein sequence MDGQDRVRGCLLGGAIGDALGAPIEFQSLREIRKHHGTDGISGYVADWRGKTGLITDDTQMTLFTVEGLVRADHANGSPAAGAGDAPVVEAVREAYLRWLDTQSHHASPPADLPHRTGRLREEGWLYSRRAPGNACLSGLHRHFPGPAPLGEPGPVNPDSKGCGTVMRSAPFGLVRAASDPRAAFETAAACAQITHGHPTGYLAAGAFAAIIAYLMSGEALEPAVHRALELLAGYPAHEETTAALRAALELGGPPSPERVESLGGAWVAEEALAIGVYCALAETSVERALLLSVNHSGDSDSTGSVCGNLLGTLHGAAALPPAWLRPLEGRDTIERLAAELA, from the coding sequence ATGGATGGTCAGGATCGAGTCCGGGGTTGCCTCCTCGGCGGCGCGATCGGTGACGCGCTCGGTGCGCCGATCGAGTTTCAATCGTTGCGGGAGATCCGCAAGCATCACGGCACGGACGGCATTTCCGGATATGTCGCCGATTGGCGCGGCAAGACCGGCCTTATCACCGACGACACCCAGATGACCCTCTTCACCGTCGAGGGTCTCGTCCGCGCCGATCACGCTAACGGATCACCGGCCGCAGGGGCTGGCGACGCGCCGGTTGTCGAGGCCGTGCGGGAGGCGTACCTGCGCTGGCTGGACACGCAGAGCCACCACGCTTCCCCGCCCGCCGATCTCCCCCACCGCACGGGGCGGCTGCGGGAGGAGGGCTGGCTCTACTCCCGCCGGGCGCCGGGCAACGCCTGCCTGTCGGGGCTGCACCGGCACTTCCCCGGTCCGGCGCCGCTGGGCGAGCCCGGGCCGGTCAACCCGGATTCGAAGGGCTGCGGGACCGTGATGCGCTCGGCCCCGTTCGGCCTGGTCCGGGCGGCGTCCGACCCCCGGGCCGCCTTCGAGACGGCGGCGGCGTGTGCGCAGATCACCCACGGCCATCCCACCGGCTATCTGGCGGCGGGGGCGTTCGCGGCGATCATCGCGTACCTGATGTCGGGCGAGGCCCTCGAACCCGCCGTGCACCGCGCGCTGGAGCTGCTGGCCGGCTACCCGGCGCACGAGGAGACCACGGCGGCGCTGCGCGCGGCGCTCGAGCTCGGTGGCCCGCCCTCACCCGAGCGGGTGGAGTCCCTGGGCGGCGCGTGGGTCGCCGAGGAGGCGCTGGCCATAGGCGTCTACTGCGCGCTGGCCGAGACCTCCGTCGAACGTGCGCTGCTGCTGTCGGTCAACCACTCCGGGGACAGCGACTCGACCGGCTCGGTGTGCGGCAACCTGCTGGGCACACTGCACGGCGCCGCCGCCCTGCCGCCCGCCTGGCTGCGTCCGCTCGAGGGCCGCGACACGATCGAGCGCCTGGCCGCCGAGCTGGCCTGA
- a CDS encoding FAD-dependent oxidoreductase, translated as MNGVIVVGAGPAGLTAALSLARAGIPVTVLERESEPIRQPRACTFHPATLDLLDELGVASQLVAKGRVVDRVQWRDRSGIVLAEMGMNRLDGLTRHPFRIHADQTALTPLLLAALNVYPGVDVRFGTRVDGVAEGGTGIRVRVGHTWTRARYMIAADGAHSTVRGSLGLPFPRSGYPTQALRVFTDSPLDRLLPSLAPLTYVRDVQQSCTLLGLPDHWRIIFKIPVDSHEPLSPANLSLLIRRALPGAREPIHVTGADRFGLSRGVLTSYRCGRVMFVGDAAHLTSTVGGLNMNAGIHDAAEVGQVIAAVLGGFAPPAALEAWAWRRRSVLMQRVVPRGETRLAGVREHDNARLAAAMAGLRAIAGDPDATRAYLAQASLLDTTVPGKT; from the coding sequence ATGAACGGCGTCATCGTGGTGGGAGCGGGGCCGGCGGGGTTGACCGCGGCGCTCTCCCTGGCCAGGGCGGGGATCCCGGTCACCGTCCTGGAACGCGAGAGCGAGCCGATCCGGCAGCCGCGGGCCTGCACGTTCCATCCGGCCACCCTGGACCTGCTCGACGAGCTCGGCGTGGCCTCGCAGCTCGTGGCCAAGGGCCGTGTGGTCGACCGGGTGCAGTGGCGGGATCGGTCGGGGATCGTGCTGGCCGAGATGGGCATGAACCGCTTGGACGGGCTGACCAGGCATCCGTTCAGGATCCACGCCGACCAGACCGCGCTCACGCCGCTGCTGCTCGCGGCCCTCAATGTCTACCCCGGCGTCGACGTGCGGTTCGGCACTCGTGTGGACGGCGTGGCGGAAGGCGGCACAGGCATCCGGGTCCGCGTCGGCCACACCTGGACGCGGGCCCGGTACATGATCGCCGCCGACGGCGCGCACAGCACGGTGCGCGGCTCGCTGGGGCTGCCGTTCCCGAGGTCGGGATATCCGACGCAGGCGCTGCGGGTGTTCACCGACTCGCCGCTGGACCGGCTGCTGCCGAGCCTGGCGCCGCTGACGTACGTGCGGGACGTGCAGCAGTCGTGCACCCTGCTCGGACTGCCGGACCACTGGCGGATCATCTTCAAGATCCCCGTCGACTCGCACGAGCCGCTGTCGCCGGCGAACCTGTCGCTGCTGATCCGCCGGGCGCTGCCGGGAGCCCGTGAGCCGATCCACGTGACGGGCGCGGACCGGTTCGGCCTGTCGAGGGGCGTGCTGACCTCCTACCGGTGCGGGCGGGTCATGTTCGTCGGCGATGCCGCGCACCTGACCTCCACCGTCGGCGGCCTGAACATGAACGCCGGCATCCACGACGCGGCCGAGGTCGGCCAGGTGATCGCCGCGGTGCTCGGCGGCTTCGCCCCGCCTGCCGCGCTGGAGGCGTGGGCCTGGCGGCGGCGCTCGGTGCTGATGCAGCGGGTGGTGCCGCGCGGAGAGACGCGGCTGGCGGGCGTGCGCGAGCACGACAACGCCAGGCTGGCCGCGGCCATGGCGGGGCTGCGGGCGATCGCCGGCGACCCGGACGCGACCCGCGCCTACCTGGCGCAGGCGTCCCTGCTGGACACGACGGTGCCGGGGAAGACCTGA
- a CDS encoding Xaa-Pro dipeptidyl-peptidase, which produces MPQLRPALIAVALTLAIATPAQATAGPAITVENDRTQPVFSYADAIREHVYVESTVDSDLDGKLDKVRVDIIRPKESGPGLKVPVIIDESPYYDNSGRGNEGERKVYDAAGNVAKFPLFYDNYFVPRGYAVLNVDMLGTTKSEGCPDIGGKADVLGGKAVIDWLNGRAKAYKADGTPAVADWTTGNAAMIGKSYDGTLANAVAATGVEGLKTIVPISAISSWYKYQRSNGVIYNYDYASWLANYVDTDPEAKCQPVRDKMDAEDGDDTGNYNPFWAERDYIKGLLGDASQVKASVFVIHTVNDLNVKPDNFSVWWKALADRDVPRKIWVGQTQHVDPFDFEGRRGVWVDTLHRWFDHWLHGVSNGIMQEPRADVEVGPAKWISQRDWPAPFAMKATLRPAPDGSLGLKPAAKDSTASFTDVAMSETDMVADVGTPKAGRVAFTTGALPLDLRLSGTPTADLRVKLDKPTSNLTALLVDFGEDTRVDWRRGQGITTLAEEDCYGESTAADDACYKKVVTNVATRPLEIVARGWIDVQNRYSLSQAAPLPVGTYGTVKWLTLPQDYIFKKGHRIGLVIAGTDATYSDEAGTGANVTVDLAKSSVVVPFALTTPLADVPQDKARFHGPDRIELPKPEPEFQFF; this is translated from the coding sequence GTGCCACAATTACGCCCGGCCCTCATCGCCGTCGCCCTCACCCTGGCGATCGCGACCCCAGCGCAGGCCACTGCCGGACCTGCCATCACCGTCGAGAACGACCGTACGCAGCCGGTCTTCTCCTACGCGGACGCGATCCGCGAACACGTGTACGTCGAGTCCACCGTCGACAGCGACCTGGACGGCAAGCTCGACAAGGTCCGCGTGGACATCATCAGGCCCAAGGAGTCCGGTCCCGGGCTCAAGGTGCCGGTGATCATCGACGAGAGCCCGTACTACGACAACTCGGGCCGCGGCAACGAAGGCGAGCGGAAGGTCTACGACGCCGCCGGAAATGTCGCGAAATTCCCCCTCTTCTATGACAACTACTTCGTCCCGCGCGGCTACGCCGTCCTCAACGTCGACATGCTCGGCACCACCAAGTCCGAGGGCTGCCCCGACATCGGTGGCAAGGCCGACGTGCTGGGCGGCAAGGCCGTCATCGACTGGCTGAACGGCCGCGCCAAGGCGTACAAGGCCGACGGCACCCCGGCCGTGGCCGACTGGACGACCGGCAACGCCGCCATGATCGGCAAGTCGTACGACGGCACGCTGGCCAACGCCGTCGCCGCCACCGGCGTCGAGGGCCTGAAGACCATCGTGCCGATCTCGGCGATCAGCTCCTGGTACAAGTACCAGCGCTCGAACGGCGTGATCTACAACTACGACTACGCCTCCTGGCTCGCCAACTACGTCGACACCGACCCCGAGGCCAAGTGCCAGCCGGTACGCGACAAGATGGACGCCGAGGACGGTGACGACACCGGCAACTACAACCCGTTCTGGGCCGAGCGCGACTACATCAAGGGCCTGCTCGGCGACGCCTCCCAGGTCAAGGCCAGCGTCTTCGTCATCCACACGGTCAACGACCTCAACGTCAAGCCCGACAACTTCTCCGTCTGGTGGAAGGCCCTGGCCGACCGGGACGTGCCGCGCAAGATCTGGGTCGGCCAGACCCAGCACGTGGACCCGTTCGACTTCGAAGGCCGCAGAGGGGTCTGGGTGGACACCCTGCACCGCTGGTTCGACCACTGGCTGCACGGCGTCAGCAACGGGATCATGCAGGAGCCCCGCGCCGACGTCGAGGTCGGGCCGGCGAAGTGGATCAGCCAGCGCGACTGGCCGGCGCCGTTCGCGATGAAGGCGACGCTGCGTCCGGCGCCCGACGGCTCGCTCGGGCTCAAGCCCGCCGCCAAGGACAGCACCGCGTCGTTCACCGACGTGGCCATGAGCGAGACCGACATGGTGGCCGACGTGGGCACCCCCAAGGCGGGACGGGTGGCGTTCACCACGGGCGCGCTCCCGCTCGACCTGCGCCTGTCCGGCACGCCCACCGCTGACCTGCGGGTCAAGCTCGACAAGCCCACCTCCAACCTGACCGCCCTGCTCGTCGACTTCGGCGAGGACACCCGCGTCGACTGGCGCCGCGGCCAGGGCATCACCACGCTCGCCGAGGAGGACTGCTACGGCGAGAGCACCGCGGCCGACGACGCCTGCTACAAGAAGGTCGTCACCAACGTGGCCACCCGCCCGCTGGAGATCGTCGCCCGCGGCTGGATAGACGTGCAGAACCGTTACTCGCTCAGCCAGGCCGCGCCGCTGCCCGTCGGCACGTACGGCACGGTCAAGTGGCTGACGTTGCCGCAGGACTACATCTTCAAGAAGGGCCACAGGATCGGCCTGGTGATCGCGGGCACCGACGCCACCTACAGCGACGAGGCCGGAACCGGCGCCAACGTCACCGTCGATCTGGCCAAGAGCAGTGTCGTCGTGCCGTTCGCGCTGACCACGCCGCTGGCCGACGTACCGCAGGACAAGGCCAGGTTCCACGGACCCGACCGGATCGAGCTGCCCAAGCCCGAACCCGAGTTCCAGTTCTTCTAA
- a CDS encoding MFS transporter, translating to MGGVALARPLYFWLGTLAIVAGVVLHLPMYLHGADTHYRLAGMPMDLPMTIGMVLIVVGLVVTAYGLVPPGAFTAKPAGEVRVRALDDARMRPAHIGLIVVMSVAVVIDAMKPITLGFVAPGMAKEYGLKSALNPGGELPVALLPLAGLTGTVLGSLLWGWMGDKIGRKPSILFAGVLFIGTAICGVMPDFEWNLAMCLAMGLGAGGMLPITFSLLAETIPPRHKGWVMVLIGGNLAVAYLAASWLSAALVPEFSWRVLWLVGLPTGVFLILLNRFIPESPRFLFAHGRDDEARAIMSRYGAAAVSAEDVERVADEHDGGYSRLFRRPFTGLTVAVVILGLSIGLVTYGFQLWIPSNLQRLGLDQQTADRALRDSTLLGLPLIFVSAAMYGLWSAKKTIITLSALVGAALLVLSFSGETLAQDRTWLYVVLAGPIVGTAAIAAVLAAYSSEIYPTRVRSRGSGLSAGVGKFGGVAVTGVLVAGPFIGMGAPSIGTTALLGAVPLVLAVLAVLAFGVEPAKSPAGEPAELPAMP from the coding sequence GTGGGCGGGGTCGCGTTAGCTCGTCCGCTGTACTTCTGGCTGGGCACACTGGCCATCGTCGCGGGGGTGGTGCTGCATCTGCCGATGTACCTGCACGGCGCGGACACGCATTACCGGCTGGCCGGGATGCCGATGGACCTGCCGATGACGATCGGCATGGTGCTGATCGTCGTGGGGCTGGTCGTCACCGCGTACGGTCTGGTGCCGCCTGGCGCGTTCACCGCCAAGCCGGCCGGGGAGGTGCGGGTGCGCGCGCTCGACGACGCGCGGATGCGGCCGGCCCACATCGGGCTCATCGTCGTCATGTCCGTCGCCGTGGTGATCGACGCCATGAAGCCGATCACGCTCGGCTTCGTCGCGCCCGGCATGGCCAAGGAGTACGGGCTGAAGTCCGCGCTCAACCCGGGCGGCGAGCTGCCCGTCGCGCTGCTGCCGCTGGCCGGCCTCACCGGGACCGTGCTCGGCTCGCTGCTGTGGGGGTGGATGGGCGACAAGATCGGCCGCAAGCCGTCGATCCTGTTCGCCGGCGTGCTGTTCATCGGCACCGCCATCTGCGGCGTCATGCCGGACTTCGAGTGGAACCTGGCCATGTGCCTGGCCATGGGACTGGGCGCGGGCGGCATGTTGCCGATCACGTTCTCGCTGCTCGCCGAGACGATCCCGCCCCGGCACAAGGGCTGGGTGATGGTGCTGATCGGCGGCAACCTGGCCGTCGCCTACCTGGCGGCGAGCTGGCTGTCGGCCGCGCTGGTGCCGGAGTTCTCCTGGCGGGTGCTGTGGCTGGTCGGCCTGCCGACCGGCGTCTTCCTGATCCTGCTCAACCGTTTCATCCCCGAGTCGCCGCGCTTCCTGTTCGCGCACGGCCGCGACGACGAGGCCCGGGCGATCATGTCCAGGTACGGGGCCGCCGCGGTCTCCGCCGAGGACGTGGAGCGGGTCGCGGACGAGCACGACGGCGGCTACTCACGGCTGTTCCGCCGCCCGTTCACCGGGCTCACGGTGGCCGTGGTCATCCTCGGCCTGAGCATCGGCCTGGTCACGTACGGCTTCCAGTTGTGGATTCCGTCGAACCTGCAGCGGCTCGGCCTCGACCAGCAGACCGCCGACCGCGCGCTACGCGACTCGACGCTGCTGGGCCTGCCGCTGATCTTCGTCTCGGCCGCGATGTACGGCCTGTGGAGCGCCAAGAAGACGATCATCACACTCTCGGCGCTGGTCGGCGCGGCCCTGCTGGTCCTGTCGTTCTCGGGCGAGACCCTGGCGCAGGACCGCACATGGCTCTACGTGGTGCTGGCCGGTCCGATCGTAGGGACGGCGGCGATCGCGGCGGTCCTGGCGGCCTACAGCTCGGAGATCTACCCGACCCGGGTCCGCTCGCGCGGCTCGGGGTTGTCGGCCGGCGTCGGCAAGTTCGGCGGCGTGGCCGTCACCGGCGTGCTGGTCGCGGGCCCGTTCATAGGCATGGGGGCACCCTCCATCGGCACGACCGCGCTGCTGGGGGCGGTGCCCCTCGTGCTGGCGGTGCTGGCGGTGCTCGCGTTCGGCGTCGAGCCGGCCAAGAGCCCGGCCGGCGAGCCGGCCGAACTCCCGGCCATGCCCTGA
- a CDS encoding Scr1 family TA system antitoxin-like transcriptional regulator, protein MANFAERLDLALTKRGFTGAQVASALTEAGIPITRAYVSQLRTGKQTNPTLQVLRALASCLQVSVGWLVGDDHLESGAVEDLQLRAATIGLSASGLSESSLAVLRGVVELARKAEGLPDEPETTSEIPDAAGPLRGPQRRALGRRLHGLRLAAQLSEEQVETAIGKGAAAIPAIEEGRIAPAPITVERLLTVYGIASPPIREYVLSLARGEREAAWYDAPSIPVWLATTYALEQRATLIRTFHTQFVPPLLQTEDYARAAIAAAGPATLGQLTVDEALALVMARQEALARDAGIVVWAVIDESVLMRTIVGGHVQLRQLETLLEHAKRPNVSLHVVPMEDPAYVPRTGPFTLWRFAEAFEPDIACAHGIEGDELVTDTGAVEAYHQAFTKLSVTTTTREETVEVLNCHRERLSRALGK, encoded by the coding sequence GTGGCGAACTTCGCCGAGCGGCTCGATCTCGCGCTGACCAAGCGCGGCTTCACCGGCGCGCAGGTCGCCTCCGCCCTGACGGAGGCGGGCATCCCCATCACCCGTGCCTACGTCAGCCAGTTGCGCACCGGCAAGCAGACCAACCCGACGCTCCAGGTGCTGCGGGCGCTGGCCTCCTGCCTGCAGGTGAGCGTCGGCTGGCTGGTCGGCGACGACCACCTGGAGTCGGGCGCCGTCGAGGATCTGCAGCTGCGCGCAGCGACCATCGGGCTGTCGGCCTCCGGGTTGTCGGAGAGCTCCCTGGCCGTCCTGCGCGGCGTGGTCGAGCTCGCCCGCAAGGCCGAGGGCCTGCCCGACGAGCCCGAGACCACCTCTGAGATCCCCGACGCCGCCGGGCCTCTGAGAGGGCCGCAGCGCCGGGCGCTCGGCCGCCGGCTGCACGGGCTGCGGCTGGCCGCGCAGCTGTCGGAGGAGCAGGTCGAGACCGCGATCGGCAAGGGCGCGGCGGCCATCCCCGCCATCGAGGAAGGCCGCATCGCCCCTGCGCCGATCACCGTGGAGCGTCTGCTCACCGTCTATGGCATCGCCTCGCCGCCGATCCGCGAATACGTGTTGTCACTGGCCAGGGGCGAGCGTGAGGCCGCCTGGTACGACGCGCCGTCCATCCCGGTCTGGCTGGCCACCACCTACGCGCTGGAGCAGCGCGCCACCCTCATCCGCACCTTCCACACCCAGTTCGTCCCGCCGCTGCTGCAGACCGAGGACTACGCCAGGGCCGCGATCGCCGCGGCCGGACCCGCCACCCTGGGGCAGCTGACGGTGGACGAGGCGCTGGCCCTCGTGATGGCCAGGCAGGAGGCCCTGGCGCGGGACGCCGGGATCGTGGTGTGGGCGGTGATCGACGAGAGCGTGCTGATGCGCACGATCGTCGGCGGGCACGTGCAGCTACGCCAGCTCGAGACGTTGCTGGAGCACGCCAAGCGGCCCAATGTCTCGCTGCACGTGGTGCCCATGGAGGATCCGGCGTACGTGCCGCGCACCGGCCCGTTCACGCTCTGGCGCTTCGCCGAGGCGTTCGAGCCCGACATCGCGTGCGCCCACGGCATCGAGGGTGACGAGCTGGTCACCGACACGGGCGCGGTGGAGGCGTACCACCAGGCATTCACGAAGTTGTCGGTGACGACGACCACCCGCGAGGAGACCGTCGAGGTGTTGAATTGCCACCGCGAAAGGCTCTCGCGTGCACTGGGAAAGTGA
- a CDS encoding RNA polymerase sigma factor, whose protein sequence is MWRTLSDESRQAIRDLCDKHGARLYDYCRTELAAGDAEQAVAGALLTAHLYADRVTDLGLRRPWLYGLARAHRAIVAKPASIGSWSRPGRMSELLPEALLSLDRPQRELLDLSVRHGLSDAELAVIFELDAARVGAVVAQAAAGLEGWFAAIMAARGRDGCPDLTARMAEWVAAPGRRARARIGRHIQSCSTCRAAPRTMTAGALLRRLPITTVPGTLPSRLASAQPLPGEGPVWRVDGFPAQARLLVEPGPADTGPMAAGPADTGPLDAGPARTGPAAVPPAAEATPHVPIADPTTANPGEPWSAAGAAAADQEHLAARPVRGRHPFTPPSRTRAFRGGAHGDKLVYSAALKGESNGFHKPSGEIIRYGGITLSGELDELQGRQWQEYWRDRANDDDPEAGAPVRAVVRLALIFGVGLLAAGLVWAMLNAREHPATITKAASQTSVLLEEPRAPSRWVAEVTTAAKAGLTSVPRKADLPRPAPPAARLSPASVWLGSQRTGSFALSCTGRCAITSAVGTDGIAVSGTRFRVREPVTRPGCGERATVRRGNVVQWAGETTGDGTRTGGTTTAKGTLALSVTWTVAQDKGVRLLDADGVRWSNCR, encoded by the coding sequence ATGTGGCGAACTCTGTCTGACGAGTCTCGCCAGGCCATTCGCGACCTGTGCGACAAGCATGGAGCCAGGCTCTACGACTACTGCCGCACGGAGCTCGCCGCGGGCGACGCCGAGCAAGCCGTCGCCGGCGCGCTGCTGACGGCGCACCTGTACGCCGACCGCGTCACGGACCTGGGCCTGCGCCGGCCCTGGTTGTACGGGCTGGCCAGGGCGCACCGCGCGATCGTGGCCAAGCCCGCCAGCATCGGCTCCTGGTCGCGTCCCGGCCGCATGTCGGAGCTGCTGCCCGAGGCCCTGCTGTCCCTGGATCGCCCTCAGCGCGAGCTGCTGGACCTGTCGGTGCGGCACGGGCTGTCCGACGCCGAGCTGGCCGTGATCTTCGAGCTGGACGCGGCCCGGGTGGGGGCGGTCGTGGCGCAGGCCGCGGCCGGCCTCGAAGGGTGGTTCGCCGCGATCATGGCCGCCCGGGGCCGCGACGGCTGCCCCGATCTGACGGCGCGGATGGCGGAGTGGGTCGCGGCCCCCGGCCGGCGGGCCAGGGCCAGGATCGGCCGCCACATCCAGTCCTGTTCGACCTGCCGGGCCGCGCCCAGGACCATGACGGCGGGCGCCCTGCTGCGCCGCCTGCCGATCACGACGGTGCCCGGCACGCTTCCCAGCCGGCTGGCGTCGGCGCAGCCGCTGCCCGGCGAGGGGCCGGTGTGGCGGGTGGACGGCTTTCCCGCGCAGGCTCGCCTGCTGGTCGAGCCCGGCCCCGCGGACACCGGCCCGATGGCGGCCGGCCCAGCGGATACCGGCCCCTTGGACGCCGGCCCCGCGAGGACCGGCCCAGCGGCGGTGCCTCCGGCCGCGGAGGCCACGCCGCACGTCCCGATCGCCGACCCCACGACGGCGAATCCGGGAGAGCCCTGGTCGGCGGCGGGCGCGGCTGCCGCCGACCAGGAGCACCTCGCCGCACGCCCGGTGCGCGGGCGGCATCCCTTCACGCCGCCGAGCCGCACCCGGGCCTTCCGCGGCGGCGCTCACGGCGACAAGCTCGTCTACAGCGCGGCGCTGAAGGGCGAGAGCAACGGGTTCCACAAGCCGTCCGGCGAGATCATCCGGTACGGCGGGATCACCCTGAGCGGCGAGCTGGACGAGCTGCAGGGCCGGCAGTGGCAGGAGTACTGGCGCGACCGCGCCAACGACGACGATCCCGAGGCCGGGGCGCCCGTCAGGGCGGTGGTCAGGCTCGCTCTGATCTTCGGTGTGGGCCTGCTGGCGGCCGGGCTGGTGTGGGCGATGCTGAACGCCCGCGAGCACCCGGCCACGATCACCAAGGCCGCCTCGCAGACGAGCGTGCTGCTGGAGGAGCCCCGAGCTCCGTCTCGTTGGGTGGCGGAGGTCACCACGGCCGCCAAGGCCGGCCTGACGAGCGTGCCGAGGAAAGCGGATCTGCCCAGACCCGCGCCACCAGCGGCGCGGCTGTCGCCGGCGTCGGTGTGGCTGGGATCGCAGCGCACCGGGTCGTTCGCGCTGTCCTGCACGGGACGCTGCGCCATCACCTCGGCGGTCGGCACGGACGGCATCGCGGTGTCGGGCACGCGGTTCCGGGTGCGGGAGCCGGTCACCCGGCCGGGCTGCGGCGAGCGGGCGACCGTGCGGCGCGGGAACGTCGTCCAGTGGGCCGGCGAGACCACCGGCGACGGCACCCGTACCGGTGGCACGACCACCGCGAAGGGCACCTTGGCCCTCTCCGTGACCTGGACCGTGGCCCAGGACAAGGGCGTGCGGCTGCTCGACGCGGACGGCGTGCGCTGGAGCAACTGCCGGTGA
- a CDS encoding maleate cis-trans isomerase family protein — translation MRNGSVSRGRVGVIVAPANPSAEPELTRLLGSRADMHVARLPVRPRLPLAERLEGYNDDLPLMVSAFDGLPLNAMVMACSEPRYLLGPDEDRDQCAALSAAAGVPFASATQATRAAMEHVDVGDIVLVSPYQPWLTELAERFWKTAGLNVTQVIQVRAKEGYSSYAVTPAELITQVELAEVPGDAVLLFTGTGMATLPVLGPLSAGNDRLLLTSNLCTAWWALSHAVGQHVTLGRVPYRRPMAAPGVAHAGGRA, via the coding sequence ATGCGCAACGGTTCGGTGAGCCGCGGCCGGGTGGGCGTGATCGTCGCGCCCGCGAACCCGTCCGCGGAGCCAGAGCTGACCCGCCTGCTCGGGTCACGGGCCGACATGCATGTCGCCCGCCTTCCCGTACGCCCCAGGCTGCCCCTGGCCGAACGGCTGGAGGGTTACAACGACGACCTGCCCCTCATGGTCTCCGCGTTCGACGGCCTGCCGCTCAACGCCATGGTCATGGCCTGCAGCGAACCTCGCTATCTGCTCGGCCCCGACGAGGACCGCGACCAGTGCGCCGCGCTGAGTGCCGCGGCCGGGGTCCCGTTCGCCTCGGCCACGCAGGCCACGCGCGCGGCGATGGAGCACGTCGATGTGGGCGACATCGTGCTGGTGTCGCCGTACCAGCCGTGGCTGACCGAGCTGGCCGAGCGGTTCTGGAAGACCGCGGGCCTCAACGTCACCCAGGTGATCCAGGTACGCGCCAAGGAGGGCTACTCCTCGTACGCGGTCACCCCGGCCGAGCTGATCACCCAGGTCGAGCTGGCCGAGGTGCCCGGGGACGCGGTGCTGTTGTTCACCGGCACCGGCATGGCCACGCTGCCCGTGCTCGGCCCGCTCAGCGCCGGCAACGACCGGCTGCTGCTCACCTCCAACCTCTGCACCGCCTGGTGGGCCCTGTCCCACGCGGTCGGACAGCACGTGACGCTCGGCCGCGTGCCCTATCGCCGCCCCATGGCGGCTCCAGGGGTGGCGCATGCGGGAGGCAGGGCATGA
- a CDS encoding SAM-dependent methyltransferase produces the protein MRQRAIRNLAKLEMTQASVTRILDAAAGGKNNFVADRDAMRRYDLAAPVTTTAARAVLDYVCRVVRHLGTEGVDQFLIVGSGVPSGLPLGRQLHDVARDALGASVPRVVYVESDPMVLAGARATIEPVTDLVRVVEGDVREIDDILDDRVVQTFLEWDRPMAVLLLSTHSLNDDEYFHFVIKRIRQEVPEGSYLSLLQTTFDAIPAELLPAIHELLAMTLPGHAIRAREEVEALLEGLALVDPGLVWVPEWRPNGHDTACLEDPSSSGNYGAVACIP, from the coding sequence ATGCGTCAGCGTGCCATCCGAAACCTGGCGAAGCTGGAGATGACCCAAGCAAGTGTCACTCGGATTCTTGACGCCGCGGCGGGTGGAAAGAACAACTTCGTAGCGGACCGAGATGCGATGCGCCGCTACGATCTGGCCGCCCCCGTCACGACGACGGCCGCGCGGGCCGTGCTCGACTATGTGTGCCGCGTGGTGCGTCATCTGGGGACCGAGGGCGTGGACCAGTTCCTGATCGTCGGCAGTGGCGTCCCCAGCGGTCTGCCCTTGGGCAGGCAGCTGCATGACGTGGCCCGTGACGCCCTGGGCGCCTCCGTGCCCCGGGTGGTCTACGTGGAGAGCGACCCCATGGTGCTGGCCGGGGCGCGGGCGACCATCGAGCCCGTCACCGACCTCGTACGCGTTGTAGAGGGCGACGTGCGCGAGATCGACGACATTCTCGATGACAGGGTCGTCCAGACGTTCCTGGAGTGGGACCGGCCCATGGCGGTGCTGCTGCTGTCGACTCATAGCCTGAACGACGACGAGTACTTCCATTTCGTGATCAAGCGGATCAGGCAGGAGGTGCCGGAAGGCAGTTATCTGTCATTGCTGCAGACCACGTTCGACGCGATTCCCGCGGAGTTGTTGCCGGCCATTCATGAGCTGCTGGCGATGACGCTGCCCGGGCACGCGATTCGCGCCCGGGAGGAGGTTGAGGCGTTGCTCGAGGGTCTGGCGCTGGTGGATCCGGGATTGGTGTGGGTCCCGGAATGGCGGCCGAACGGCCACGACACCGCCTGCCTCGAAGATCCGAGTTCGTCCGGCAATTACGGTGCCGTGGCCTGCATTCCGTGA